The genomic region GATATTTTGAGAAATCGCAATGACAAATTAGATTTGTGTTATCGATTTAATTAATAAGATTGGTTAAGATATATCTATAGATGTTTTCAAAGAGTAAGATCAAAAGTTGTGTCAAAATTGAGTGAATTGAATTATGATCTACTATTTAGTCCATCTTTATTCAGATTATGTTAGCCAAAATGTACTCTACGCGGGATAATCTATTAATTGAGTTCATTTTGATCCGCTCAAATTCAAAGCCAAATTGCTTAGTTACCGCCCCTAATTTGAATATACAAGGAAGTTTTAAGAAAACGAAACACTAATGTTAAAGTTGTTTCTCGTGTGTACGTAGCTAGGGATGACTTTTGCAATTAATTATCCATTGGTAAAACAACTTTGAGGAAAATCAATTTACTCAAAAGTAAAGCCAGATCTAGAATATCTAAAAATACTCTTAAATTTGTCGGATTATTAGTTTCCTCCTCAAATTATGCCTAGTCTTACTTATTCTTCTTGGACTTGGCTATTTGATAGTCTCTACCACTGATGTGGTAAAGTGTGTGAGTACACTCTCTTTTAGGCACATGGGAGTAAAGAAGAATTGAAAAATCAGCTCTAAGGTCGGCTATTTTTCAACCGTTAATTGCTACAATTTTTTCCAATTGTATATTTCTTCTGATTCATCTCAATATACAATGTATATTTTATCCCAACTttgcattttaaaaaaaggtttcATTGATGCATGCAATGACTATTTGTTTCAActgtttatgttttattttttaggcCAAATTTATATTAAGAGAAAACTTGCTTAGAACTCCATTTttgttcaataaaaaaaaatagacaaaaTAATGGAGCACCAAACATGCATTTCTTCTTTAGATGCGATGCCTATTTATTTCAATCGTGTATTTTTCTTTTCGCGGACCAAATCAGTAAAAAAACACTTGGTTAGAGCTCTATTATGTTCAGCCAATTAAAAAAGGCATACCCAAAGTAATGGATTGtgtacttatttatttttattctttttggatgTAATGACCGTTTATTTCAAATGTGTAACCTTTCCGTTAAATATGTAAACATGAATTACTTGGTTAGAACTCCATTATATTTATCCAAATAAAATTTTTAGTTAAAATAGTGAAGTTCTAATTGTCTATTTATTGTTATATCTTTTTTTATGCAATgactatttattttaattgtatatTTTTTCGGGCCAAATTTGTAAAAACAATTGCCTGGAACTCCATTAGTTttgttataataataataataaaaaaataaaaaataaaaaaaaacctaaataaTGAAGTTCCAACCAAGCTTTTCTACAAATTGACCCAAAAAGATGATTTAAAGAATTAGTGAATTtaaatatgcataaaaatatattttattttttaaaacttatcaTGTGGACAATAAAATCACATGGAAGGCGAGTGTACATACAGCACTTACTTGGGATGACACGATCAGGGGTAGAAATGTTATTAAATAGCCAAGTTCGGGGGTAATTATGACTAGGCACAGTTAATTTGAGAAGGAAACTAATAATCTTAGCCAATGTTAAGAATGTTTTTAGGTATTCAGCCAAAATAAAAACGCTGCTCTTTCACTCGATAGCCATCCTAAAATTTACTCGTAAGCTGAAAACAACATAATTGAATTTCTTTAATAAACAAATTACCACACAACTTTGTTCGCAATTAACTTATTTTAGGTGATTAACAACAAAGGttccaaatgaaaaaaaatgaaaaatcaaaattacaattgaaaataaccaaattcttgaaacatttgttttcattagcACTACTTAGTTCACCATCCTGCAGTTTACACGAATCTGACCTTGATTTCCAGTCAATGGCTTGATATTCCCCATCTTAATCATAGATTCAGCAAAATCTTTAGAGAAAGTCCTTAGGTTCGTACTATAGGTTTTAACAAGATTATCAGTATCTCCTCCACTAAATAGTGCTTGATCGGAATGCAAAAGCCCTTTCTTGGATATCAAGTTACTGAAATATTTTGAGTCGAAAAGAGCAGGTGTAGGATCAAGGGATGCAAGGTTGGAATCACCTCCACTACGTGGACAATTTGCTTGGCGTTGGCTCGCAAAGGTGGAGTCAATGTTAGTGTCATTGTAGATGCGATTTCTGAAGGTGAAACACTGAGCAAATCCTAGTGTGTGACCACCAGAGAGAGCGACAAGGTCTTCCTCATCCAAACCTTGCTTCTTGAAGTTGTCGATAAGTGCAGGTAAGTCCATCACTGGAGTTGGAATGTCATTGTTGGCTGTAGTTCTGCTTGCTGTAGTGGAGTCTCTTCTTCCTAGTTGTACTTCCCACGTTGGCCCATGTAGCTGTTCATATATAAATGTTTCAGGTTAATTATACACTAATAAAAGTTCATAACATTAGCATCATACAAATTTTATGTTGACTCCCTGACTCACTATATATGAGCCTTGATGCTAATTCTTTATTTCATGTTGAACTTAATAAAATATCTAATGAATCTATCTCAATTTGGGAATTCTAGTTTAATTAACCTAACTTGATgagtttttaaatattagttgaCGACTTTTACTAATTAGTTTGGACAACGATGGACCGTAAATTAAACATCAACTATGGTTAGGAGAAAAATTGACGAGAAAAGTAAAGTTTTAGCCTATGTTATGACATAAGGGAGTAATACGCACAGCAACCACAGAGTCACGAGCTGCAACTGTCAAGATGTCCGCACAAGATACGACTGGACATCCACAAACTTTATCAACCTCGGACTT from Lycium ferocissimum isolate CSIRO_LF1 unplaced genomic scaffold, AGI_CSIRO_Lferr_CH_V1 ctg657, whole genome shotgun sequence harbors:
- the LOC132045384 gene encoding peroxidase 22.3-like — its product is MASTSFLFLYVLIMFSLAGMAISDLSDDFYDDVCPEALPTIKRVVEDAVRQERRMGASLLRLHFHDCFVNGCDASILLDQTATIDSEKTARANNNSARGFEVIDKIKSEVDKVCGCPVVSCADILTVAARDSVVALHGPTWEVQLGRRDSTTASRTTANNDIPTPVMDLPALIDNFKKQGLDEEDLVALSGGHTLGFAQCFTFRNRIYNDTNIDSTFASQRQANCPRSGGDSNLASLDPTPALFDSKYFSNLISKKGLLHSDQALFSGGDTDNLVKTYSTNLRTFSKDFAESMIKMGNIKPLTGNQGQIRVNCRMVN